A window from Candidatus Nitrospira neomarina encodes these proteins:
- a CDS encoding DUF4258 domain-containing protein, which translates to MKTIQDCFGRSVRLTNERVAHILQHKEMADMATEIERVLSAPAEVRRSRSDATVQLFYEFYAKTRVGGKWLCVVVKYGTDDAFVVTAYLTDQIKDGAIVWPKK; encoded by the coding sequence GTGAAAACTATTCAAGATTGTTTCGGACGAAGTGTGAGGCTCACGAATGAGCGTGTGGCCCACATTCTTCAACACAAAGAAATGGCCGACATGGCGACGGAAATTGAACGAGTCCTCTCAGCTCCAGCCGAAGTTCGGCGTTCTCGATCAGACGCCACTGTTCAATTATTTTACGAATTTTATGCCAAGACACGTGTGGGTGGGAAATGGCTCTGTGTCGTGGTAAAGTATGGCACAGATGATGCGTTTGTTGTGACGGCCTATTTAACCGACCAAATCAAAGACGGAGCAATCGTATGGCCGAAAAAGTAA
- a CDS encoding virulence RhuM family protein: MDVRLEQESVWLTQRQISDLFDTSTDNIGLHLKNIFNEGELDESATAEDSSVVQMEGKRRVTRTIKHYNLDAIISVGYRVNSKRGTQFRIWATQILRDHLVKGYSVNQRRLEELQQTVRLMATMAIHRGLSGDEGTALLRMVGEYSRALDLLDDYDHQRVPAPRSGSQTRYALTYEEAIGIVDRLRERFGGSALFGQENDESLHSSLQAIMHTFSGQDLYPSLEEKGAHLSVFPG, translated from the coding sequence GTGGACGTGCGACTTGAGCAGGAGTCCGTCTGGCTTACGCAACGGCAAATTTCAGACCTATTCGATACATCCACGGACAACATCGGCTTACATTTGAAGAACATCTTCAACGAAGGTGAACTGGACGAATCAGCAACTGCCGAGGATTCCTCGGTAGTTCAAATGGAAGGCAAACGACGGGTCACTCGCACAATTAAACACTACAACCTGGACGCCATCATCTCCGTCGGGTACCGCGTCAACTCCAAACGCGGCACACAATTTCGCATTTGGGCGACACAGATATTGCGTGATCATCTGGTGAAAGGCTACTCCGTCAACCAGCGTCGGCTGGAGGAACTCCAGCAGACGGTCCGGCTGATGGCGACCATGGCTATACACAGGGGCCTTTCCGGTGATGAGGGCACCGCGCTTCTCCGCATGGTGGGCGAGTACAGCCGGGCGCTGGATCTGCTTGACGATTATGACCACCAACGGGTTCCCGCCCCCAGGTCAGGGAGCCAGACACGTTACGCCTTAACCTATGAGGAAGCCATTGGCATTGTGGATCGTTTGCGAGAACGATTTGGGGGTTCGGCCCTCTTTGGGCAGGAAAACGATGAAAGCCTGCACAGTAGCCTGCAAGCGATCATGCACACGTTCAGTGGGCAGGATCTCTATCCCAGCTTGGAAGAGAAAGGGGCCCACCTATCTGTATTTCCTGGGTAA
- a CDS encoding PAS domain S-box protein, whose translation MSPNTPDTGLETLWEEIRRYMGVTPSFFRLASADPAVARGLFELAKFAYLESPLPALFKEKLFTYLSRFCGVRYCVTRHAAFLLGRGNIAGDPACPPLTPEKVMVLLSEPFPERDQLPHILSELESLTAPLKEWPDFESVTGRYVRIASAVIFLEPGRSPQWCAALRRLLGPRQFEWLMLFLAFVRTAHFWTQVHMSTDDTIPMLSDSAATEHDPVSSPSPRLVFEEDIEILFREHQALVEPLLQKAQDAVQFELGSQLRAELQELRTTHRLAQALKKSEARFRDLYENAPDMFCSIDAETGVILECNHTLLDKTGFTREEIVGKPVFERYTPASREQARLCFQQFRQHGVVQDAELQLLTREGKTIEVSLNATAVRDASGHIISSRSIWRDISKQKSLEDQQRLIFEASPNGILVVNAEGRILMANSRIEDWFGYRREELIGTPVERLVPERFRTQHAGDRREFMLVPQVRPMGKGRDLYGLCKDGSEVPLEIGLNPMGREHDGRILVTITNMTERKRDRDTIRRSTVALHEQLDLNKTITDNASTSLLMIDTSGQVTFANPATETVMGYKPEELIGKVLHQVVHHSHPDGVPYPNEECPITRILPSNDVLSNHEDMFIHKDGHFYPVRCNARQIFKQDVRVGIVIEVSDITDIKRAEKDRQLFTLELARQVNERTEELLNSQTQLRELATELNLTEQRERQRIAMELHDYLSQLLVVGRLKLGQTRQVLDGNVESLNLVKETEDVLDQALTYTRTLTAELSPSVLFEFGLLAALQWLANQMIHHGLKVEFESGGVEELKLPEEHAILLYQSTRELFLNVIKHADTGRATLTLGKEEGMLRISVRDEGKGFHPPKGTATQPFTDQAVKFGLFSIRERMITLGGTFEIESLPDHGTTARLMVPLALKLEKISTPQPDTDGQHVDQPTVDQSLPEAGDLPKTSTKNQIRILIADDHVMVREGLRKMLESHEDLELVGEAGNGKEAIDLVERLKPALVIMDVNMPQLNGIEATSRIKAHHPDIIIIGLSVNAGGENQQAMLKAGAVALLPKEAAVADLYQMITTVMTSQP comes from the coding sequence TTGAGCCCTAATACCCCGGATACCGGCTTAGAAACTCTTTGGGAGGAAATCCGCCGGTATATGGGAGTCACTCCTTCCTTTTTTCGGCTGGCCAGTGCAGATCCGGCCGTTGCCCGCGGTTTATTCGAACTTGCCAAATTCGCCTATCTGGAAAGTCCCCTTCCCGCGCTATTCAAGGAAAAACTTTTTACCTATTTGTCCCGCTTCTGCGGAGTCCGCTATTGCGTGACGCGTCATGCGGCATTTTTGTTGGGTCGGGGGAATATCGCCGGAGACCCTGCCTGCCCTCCCCTGACACCCGAAAAAGTCATGGTCCTGCTCAGCGAACCTTTTCCTGAACGCGATCAACTCCCGCACATTCTTTCAGAACTGGAAAGCCTCACGGCTCCCTTAAAAGAATGGCCGGACTTCGAATCGGTGACGGGAAGGTATGTGCGCATCGCCTCTGCCGTCATCTTCCTAGAACCCGGACGTTCTCCCCAATGGTGTGCCGCCTTGCGGCGTCTCTTGGGACCACGTCAATTCGAATGGCTCATGCTGTTTCTCGCCTTTGTCAGGACCGCGCATTTTTGGACACAGGTCCACATGTCGACCGACGACACAATCCCGATGTTGAGTGATTCGGCTGCCACCGAGCATGATCCCGTGAGTAGTCCATCTCCCAGACTGGTGTTTGAGGAGGATATAGAAATTCTGTTTCGGGAGCATCAGGCGTTGGTCGAACCGCTCTTACAGAAGGCCCAAGATGCCGTGCAGTTCGAATTGGGATCTCAGCTTCGAGCGGAGTTACAGGAATTACGCACGACCCATCGGCTTGCCCAGGCTTTGAAAAAAAGTGAGGCCCGGTTTCGCGATCTCTATGAAAATGCTCCGGATATGTTTTGCTCGATTGATGCCGAGACCGGCGTTATTCTGGAATGTAATCACACACTTCTGGACAAGACCGGTTTTACTCGCGAGGAAATCGTCGGCAAGCCCGTCTTCGAACGGTATACCCCCGCCTCTCGGGAACAAGCCCGCTTATGCTTTCAACAGTTCCGCCAACATGGAGTCGTCCAAGATGCAGAATTGCAATTGCTGACCCGTGAGGGAAAAACAATTGAGGTCAGCCTGAATGCCACGGCCGTGCGTGATGCTTCCGGGCACATTATCTCCAGCCGCTCCATATGGCGTGATATCAGTAAGCAGAAATCCCTTGAGGATCAACAACGCTTAATATTTGAAGCCTCCCCGAACGGCATTCTCGTCGTCAATGCCGAGGGAAGGATTCTCATGGCCAATTCCCGAATAGAAGACTGGTTCGGCTATCGCCGTGAGGAATTGATCGGGACCCCCGTTGAACGTCTTGTTCCGGAGCGGTTTCGAACTCAACATGCCGGCGACCGTCGTGAATTCATGTTGGTGCCACAAGTCAGGCCCATGGGAAAAGGCCGTGATCTCTATGGCTTGTGCAAGGACGGCAGCGAAGTCCCTCTCGAAATCGGCCTTAATCCGATGGGAAGAGAACATGACGGAAGGATCCTGGTGACGATAACCAATATGACCGAACGGAAGCGGGATAGAGATACCATTCGTCGGTCGACCGTGGCACTCCATGAACAATTAGACCTCAATAAGACGATCACCGATAATGCCTCCACCAGCCTTCTGATGATTGATACCTCAGGACAAGTGACTTTTGCGAATCCAGCTACTGAAACCGTGATGGGGTACAAACCCGAAGAGCTGATCGGCAAAGTCTTACATCAAGTGGTGCACCATTCGCACCCGGATGGGGTGCCCTATCCCAATGAGGAATGTCCTATTACCAGGATTCTTCCTTCAAACGACGTCCTCTCCAATCATGAAGACATGTTCATCCATAAAGATGGTCATTTTTATCCCGTCCGATGCAATGCCAGGCAGATTTTTAAACAAGATGTGCGGGTGGGCATTGTCATTGAAGTTTCGGATATCACGGATATCAAGCGTGCGGAGAAAGACCGTCAACTCTTCACCCTTGAACTCGCCCGACAAGTCAATGAGCGGACGGAGGAGCTCCTCAACTCTCAAACTCAATTGCGTGAATTGGCGACAGAACTCAACCTGACAGAGCAACGGGAACGGCAACGCATTGCCATGGAGCTGCATGATTACTTGAGCCAACTCTTAGTGGTGGGGCGGTTGAAGCTGGGCCAGACCAGACAGGTCCTGGATGGGAACGTGGAAAGTCTTAATCTCGTCAAGGAGACGGAAGACGTTCTTGATCAAGCCCTCACCTACACGAGAACCTTAACGGCTGAATTAAGCCCGTCGGTCTTATTCGAATTCGGATTGCTGGCCGCCTTGCAATGGCTGGCCAATCAGATGATCCACCATGGATTAAAAGTGGAATTCGAATCCGGTGGGGTTGAAGAACTGAAACTGCCGGAAGAACACGCGATCTTATTGTATCAATCGACCCGCGAACTGTTTCTCAATGTGATTAAACATGCCGACACGGGCCGTGCCACACTTACACTTGGCAAAGAAGAGGGGATGTTACGTATTTCCGTCCGCGATGAGGGGAAGGGGTTTCATCCCCCCAAAGGAACTGCCACCCAGCCGTTCACGGACCAAGCGGTGAAATTTGGTTTGTTCTCCATTCGCGAACGCATGATCACCCTTGGAGGAACATTCGAAATTGAATCCCTACCTGATCACGGAACCACGGCCCGCCTCATGGTACCCCTAGCGTTAAAGTTGGAAAAGATTTCTACACCACAACCGGATACGGACGGGCAGCACGTCGATCAACCCACGGTCGATCAATCTTTACCGGAAGCAGGCGATCTCCCAAAGACCAGCACAAAAAACCAAATCCGCATTCTGATCGCCGATGACCATGTGATGGTGCGGGAGGGGTTAAGGAAAATGTTGGAGAGCCATGAAGATCTGGAACTGGTAGGGGAAGCCGGGAACGGCAAGGAAGCCATCGATTTAGTTGAACGCCTGAAACCTGCTCTGGTGATCATGGATGTCAATATGCCACAACTGAATGGCATTGAGGCTACATCCCGGATAAAAGCGCATCATCCGGATATCATTATTATCGGTTTATCTGTCAATGCCGGTGGAGAAAATCAACAAGCCATGCTAAAGGCCGGAGCTGTCGCCCTCTTGCCTAAAGAAGCTGCGGTCGCCGATCTATATCAAATGATTACAACCGTTATGACGTCACAGCCCTGA
- a CDS encoding HugZ family pyridoxamine 5'-phosphate oxidase: MNDEQPATVCTSLIDGMQSLQLSTVGVDGTPHCSYTPYLHRASGSFYIFVSQLATHTRHLLANRTVAIMIIADEQSTPQIFARTRVQYVCEAVQIPPDHPEYESVLDDYQERHGKMAGLLRQLPDFVLFQLHTKSGQFVMGFGKAYTLTGDNLSVFEHSRTG, from the coding sequence ATGAACGATGAACAGCCGGCCACGGTCTGCACCAGTCTCATAGACGGAATGCAGAGTCTCCAACTCTCAACAGTCGGGGTGGACGGCACCCCTCACTGCAGCTATACGCCCTACTTACACCGGGCTTCTGGCAGCTTTTACATCTTTGTCAGTCAACTGGCCACGCATACCCGTCATCTGCTGGCAAACCGGACTGTTGCCATCATGATCATTGCCGATGAACAGTCGACGCCACAGATTTTCGCCAGGACGAGGGTGCAATACGTATGTGAGGCCGTACAAATTCCGCCCGATCATCCCGAATACGAGTCTGTGCTGGACGATTATCAGGAACGTCATGGCAAGATGGCCGGCCTGTTACGGCAGCTGCCGGACTTTGTTCTGTTTCAACTGCACACGAAGAGCGGACAGTTTGTCATGGGGTTTGGCAAAGCGTACACACTGACCGGAGACAATTTGTCGGTCTTCGAACATTCCCGCACGGGATAG
- a CDS encoding inorganic diphosphatase — protein MTKLAKSQYFNPWHHASPGDKLPEFVNGIIEIPKGTRAKYELEKESGLLILDRVLYSSVYYPANYGFIPQTYCEDKDPLDILIISQIDVVPMCIVPAKVIGVMRMLDNGEADDKLIAVAAGDPSVSHIKDISELPQHFISEMRHFFEEYKTLEHKAVVVEEFLEKKVAQNILNQSLAMYKDMF, from the coding sequence ATGACCAAGTTAGCCAAGAGTCAGTATTTTAATCCCTGGCATCATGCCAGCCCCGGAGACAAATTACCCGAGTTCGTGAATGGAATCATTGAGATTCCCAAAGGCACGAGAGCAAAATATGAATTAGAGAAAGAGAGTGGCCTGCTGATACTGGACAGAGTGTTATACTCTTCCGTGTATTACCCCGCCAATTACGGATTCATTCCCCAAACGTACTGTGAAGATAAAGACCCCTTGGATATTTTGATTATTTCACAAATTGATGTGGTCCCGATGTGTATCGTGCCGGCCAAAGTCATCGGGGTCATGCGGATGCTTGATAACGGAGAAGCGGATGACAAACTCATCGCGGTTGCGGCAGGCGATCCCAGTGTCAGTCATATCAAGGACATTTCCGAATTGCCCCAACACTTTATTTCCGAAATGCGGCATTTCTTTGAAGAGTACAAGACTCTTGAACATAAAGCGGTGGTGGTGGAGGAGTTTTTAGAAAAAAAAGTGGCTCAAAACATTCTGAATCAGAGCCTTGCGATGTATAAAGATATGTTTTGA
- a CDS encoding glutathione-independent formaldehyde dehydrogenase has translation MKALVYHGPHDVSLEEVPDPTIERPTDVLVKMTTTNICDSDLHMYEGRMPIEPGTIFGHENLGEVIEVGAHVAQVQVGDRVCLPFNISCGFCKNCESGLTAFCLTVNPGTAGGAYGCAGMGPYPGGQAEYLRVPYGDFNCLRLPEDAQEKEADYVLLSDIFPTGYHATEMAGVQPGDSVVIYGAGPVGLLAAYSAILKSASKVMIVDRHPDGLRLAEKIGAIPIDESRVSPVDQILDLTDGEGADSGCECLGHHAYDPQNHEQADITMNNLIRSVRPTGRIGVVGGFQPEDPKLSEALAQKRQPAFDWSLFLSKGQRIGTGQANVKAYNRRLCNLIEVGKAKPSFLVTHELPLRDGPKAYRHFDAGENGWVKVLLKPAA, from the coding sequence ATGAAAGCACTGGTCTATCACGGACCCCATGATGTGAGTCTGGAAGAAGTGCCTGATCCAACGATCGAGCGACCAACGGATGTGTTGGTGAAAATGACCACGACCAATATCTGCGATTCTGATTTACATATGTATGAAGGACGAATGCCCATTGAGCCGGGCACAATATTCGGGCACGAAAATCTTGGCGAAGTGATTGAGGTGGGCGCTCATGTGGCACAGGTGCAGGTTGGCGACCGTGTCTGTCTGCCCTTCAATATTAGTTGCGGATTCTGCAAAAACTGCGAAAGCGGGTTGACCGCCTTCTGTCTGACGGTCAACCCAGGTACGGCCGGCGGAGCCTATGGCTGTGCGGGAATGGGTCCTTATCCAGGTGGCCAGGCGGAGTACCTGCGTGTGCCATACGGTGATTTTAACTGTTTGCGGTTGCCTGAGGATGCGCAGGAGAAAGAAGCCGATTACGTGCTGCTGTCGGACATCTTTCCGACCGGATATCATGCGACTGAGATGGCCGGTGTCCAGCCGGGCGATTCGGTCGTCATCTATGGTGCGGGACCGGTGGGGCTCCTGGCAGCTTACTCGGCCATCCTCAAAAGTGCCAGTAAGGTCATGATTGTGGACCGTCACCCCGATGGATTACGACTGGCAGAGAAAATCGGTGCTATTCCCATCGATGAATCGAGAGTTTCCCCGGTTGATCAGATTCTGGACCTGACTGACGGGGAGGGCGCGGATTCAGGCTGCGAATGCCTGGGACACCATGCGTACGATCCGCAAAATCACGAACAGGCCGATATCACGATGAATAATCTTATACGATCGGTGCGCCCGACAGGCCGAATAGGTGTGGTGGGCGGGTTCCAACCTGAGGATCCGAAGTTGTCAGAAGCATTGGCTCAGAAAAGACAGCCGGCATTCGACTGGAGTCTTTTCCTGTCCAAGGGGCAGCGGATAGGAACCGGTCAGGCCAACGTTAAGGCATATAATCGGCGATTATGCAATCTTATTGAGGTGGGCAAAGCAAAGCCCTCGTTCCTCGTCACTCACGAGTTGCCACTTCGGGATGGACCCAAAGCCTATCGGCATTTTGATGCGGGGGAAAATGGCTGGGTCAAGGTCCTGCTTAAGCCTGCAGCTTGA
- a CDS encoding ferritin-like domain-containing protein: protein MKDQPFLTDVQTLRKRAREHMEKGAVTPGYSADRDTVIKLLNEALATEIVCVLRYKRHYYMASGIHAQSVAAEFLQHANEEQGHADQLAERIVQLGGEPNFSPEGMLMRSHAEYVEGTSLVDMIREDLVAERIAIDSYREMINYLGTKDSTSRRMLEGILAVEEEHADDLVSLLEEMGS, encoded by the coding sequence ATGAAAGATCAACCATTTCTCACAGACGTCCAAACCTTACGCAAACGCGCAAGAGAACACATGGAAAAAGGAGCGGTGACGCCTGGTTACTCCGCCGACCGGGACACCGTGATAAAGCTACTCAATGAGGCCCTTGCAACTGAAATCGTCTGTGTCCTCCGATATAAGCGGCACTATTATATGGCCTCAGGCATTCATGCTCAGAGCGTGGCGGCGGAATTTCTTCAACATGCCAATGAAGAGCAAGGCCATGCCGATCAGCTGGCGGAGCGGATCGTCCAATTGGGCGGCGAACCGAATTTCTCTCCTGAGGGAATGCTTATGCGCAGTCATGCCGAATATGTGGAAGGCACTTCCCTGGTCGACATGATCAGGGAAGACCTGGTGGCGGAGCGCATTGCTATTGATAGCTATCGGGAAATGATCAACTATCTCGGCACCAAGGATTCGACATCCCGCCGCATGTTGGAGGGCATTTTGGCGGTCGAGGAAGAGCATGCTGATGACCTCGTCTCCCTTCTGGAGGAAATGGGCTCCTAA
- a CDS encoding gluconokinase → MREAKNRDIWIVILMGVSGSGKTTIGQLLARNLGWSFYEGDDFHSARNVSKLQGGIPLSEEDRLPWLFAIHQLVHDLISQSQRAVITCSALKQAYRKLITEGRPQVSLVYLRGNYALIHPRLQSRTGHFMKADLLASQFTALEEPHDVPFIDVSQPPEVIAEQIKRMLHLQPA, encoded by the coding sequence ATGAGAGAAGCAAAGAACCGGGACATATGGATCGTCATCCTTATGGGTGTCTCGGGTTCAGGAAAAACCACCATTGGTCAACTCCTGGCCAGAAATCTCGGTTGGTCTTTTTACGAAGGCGATGATTTCCATTCAGCGCGGAATGTGTCCAAATTGCAGGGTGGGATTCCGTTAAGTGAGGAAGATCGGCTTCCTTGGCTTTTTGCTATTCATCAACTGGTTCACGATCTGATAAGCCAATCACAGCGCGCCGTCATTACGTGTTCCGCTTTAAAACAGGCCTATCGGAAGTTAATCACTGAGGGACGCCCTCAAGTTTCATTGGTGTATTTGCGAGGCAATTATGCGTTGATCCACCCGCGCCTGCAGTCACGAACCGGCCACTTTATGAAAGCCGACCTGTTAGCCAGTCAGTTTACTGCACTTGAGGAACCTCACGATGTCCCCTTCATCGACGTTTCTCAACCGCCGGAAGTGATTGCGGAACAAATCAAAAGAATGCTGCATTTACAACCCGCATAA
- a CDS encoding glycoside hydrolase family 15 protein, translated as MPYQPIENYGLIGNMQTTALVGMNGSIDWFCYPYFDSPSVFCAILDDAKGGRFKIAPVPDGVKSKQYYWPDTNVLVTRFHTPAGVGRMIDFMPVGVRTSDCTRDGLIRRVQAIRKSMTFRLECRPAFNYGRDTHTLTITKDGARFQSSRLTLRLGSTIPLIQDGDGIFTEFTLQEGEEIDFCLQEVESGHTQSTSCPETQAEELFKHTVDYWRRWLSKCTYTGRWREMVHRSALVLKLLTFQPTGAIVAAPTCSLPEEIGGVRNWDYRYTWIRDAAFTLYGLLRIGFTEEASAFMQWLEARCHELNPDGSLQLMYAIDGHHQLTEETLAHLEGYRGSRPVRVGNGAYNQLQLDIYGELMDSVYLYNKYGTPISYDLWKHLRRMINWVCDNWQRTDEGIWEVRGGQQHFVYSKLMCWVAVDRGLRLAEKRSFPADREQWLKTRDNIYEEIMSKGWDSDRQAFIQRYGSSSLDAANLVMPLVFFVSPTDPRMLKTLDAINRKPEQGGLVSNGLVYRYNLSEIQDGLDGEEGTFNLCTFWLVEAMTRAGQADRNRLEEARLVFEQMLGYANHLGLYAEETGHHGEALGNFPQAFTHLALISAAFNLDRALGK; from the coding sequence ATGCCCTATCAGCCCATCGAAAATTACGGCCTGATCGGAAATATGCAGACGACCGCACTGGTCGGCATGAACGGGTCCATCGATTGGTTCTGCTATCCTTATTTCGACTCTCCCAGTGTGTTCTGCGCGATTCTGGATGATGCCAAAGGTGGCAGGTTTAAAATCGCTCCCGTTCCGGACGGGGTGAAGTCCAAACAATATTATTGGCCGGACACCAATGTCCTCGTGACCCGGTTTCATACTCCGGCAGGAGTAGGGCGGATGATCGACTTTATGCCGGTCGGGGTTCGCACGTCTGACTGCACCCGGGACGGGTTGATCCGCCGCGTGCAAGCCATTAGAAAATCGATGACCTTTCGTCTTGAATGCCGTCCGGCCTTCAACTATGGTCGAGATACCCATACACTCACGATCACCAAAGATGGAGCTCGCTTCCAATCCTCCCGCCTGACGCTTCGACTTGGATCCACGATTCCACTGATACAGGATGGCGACGGAATTTTCACCGAATTCACCCTTCAAGAAGGGGAAGAAATCGATTTTTGTCTTCAAGAGGTCGAATCGGGCCATACCCAAAGCACCTCATGTCCAGAAACACAAGCCGAAGAATTATTTAAGCACACGGTCGACTATTGGCGTCGATGGCTGTCGAAATGCACGTACACCGGTCGCTGGCGGGAAATGGTCCACCGCTCTGCGCTGGTTCTTAAACTGTTGACGTTCCAGCCAACCGGGGCCATTGTCGCCGCTCCAACCTGCAGTCTTCCTGAAGAGATCGGCGGGGTTCGGAATTGGGATTATCGTTATACCTGGATCCGGGACGCCGCCTTCACCTTGTATGGATTATTGCGTATCGGATTTACTGAAGAAGCTTCGGCCTTCATGCAGTGGCTGGAAGCCCGTTGTCATGAATTGAATCCTGACGGATCCTTACAACTGATGTATGCGATTGACGGGCACCACCAACTCACCGAAGAAACATTGGCTCATCTCGAGGGCTATCGGGGTTCACGACCGGTCCGAGTGGGAAATGGCGCCTATAATCAACTCCAACTCGATATTTACGGTGAATTAATGGATTCCGTGTACCTCTACAATAAGTACGGCACTCCTATTTCGTACGACCTGTGGAAACACCTTCGGCGCATGATCAATTGGGTCTGCGACAACTGGCAGCGCACCGACGAGGGCATATGGGAGGTGCGCGGGGGCCAGCAACATTTTGTCTATTCCAAATTGATGTGTTGGGTGGCCGTGGACCGTGGGCTGCGCCTGGCCGAAAAACGGTCCTTCCCGGCAGACCGCGAACAGTGGCTGAAGACCCGGGATAATATCTATGAAGAAATCATGTCCAAAGGATGGGATTCAGATCGACAAGCCTTTATCCAGCGATATGGAAGCTCTTCGCTGGATGCCGCAAATTTAGTGATGCCCCTGGTGTTTTTTGTCTCACCTACCGACCCCCGTATGCTCAAGACCCTGGATGCCATCAACCGGAAGCCGGAACAAGGAGGCCTGGTCTCCAACGGACTGGTCTATCGGTATAATTTATCCGAAATTCAGGACGGACTGGACGGAGAGGAAGGCACGTTCAATCTTTGTACGTTTTGGCTCGTAGAAGCCATGACCCGCGCCGGACAGGCGGATCGCAATCGCTTAGAAGAAGCCCGTCTTGTGTTTGAGCAAATGCTCGGATATGCCAACCACTTAGGGCTGTATGCCGAAGAAACCGGCCATCACGGTGAGGCCCTCGGCAATTTCCCGCAAGCCTTTACGCATCTCGCCCTCATCAGCGCCGCCTTCAATCTGGATCGGGCGTTAGGTAAGTAA
- a CDS encoding hydrogenase maturation protease, with product MHVIIGCGNLYRKDDGIGVVVAHRLQSYFSQHPQSDLQIIEAGTNGIDVLFQAQGAAKLTMIDACSSDSEPGTIFHLSGRDLIKRPPPNFNPHNFRWDHAVHAGRIIFQDAFPQDITVFLIEVFDTTFGANLSPGVAASVEKNCAMITSFIHESSPTPLPTPQSQTLL from the coding sequence ATGCATGTGATCATTGGATGCGGGAATCTCTATCGAAAGGATGACGGGATAGGAGTCGTTGTGGCTCACCGACTCCAGTCATATTTTTCCCAACATCCTCAATCCGATCTTCAAATTATTGAGGCAGGCACCAATGGGATCGATGTGCTGTTTCAGGCTCAAGGGGCCGCCAAGCTGACTATGATCGATGCCTGCTCCAGCGACTCCGAACCGGGCACCATTTTTCACCTCTCCGGCCGTGACCTAATAAAACGGCCTCCACCAAATTTCAATCCGCATAATTTTCGCTGGGATCATGCCGTCCATGCCGGGCGGATCATCTTTCAAGATGCGTTCCCCCAAGATATCACCGTCTTTCTCATTGAAGTGTTCGATACCACCTTTGGAGCCAATCTGAGCCCGGGTGTCGCCGCTTCGGTTGAAAAGAATTGCGCCATGATCACCTCATTCATTCACGAATCATCCCCCACACCTTTGCCGACACCACAATCACAAACTCTTCTCTAA
- the nikR gene encoding nickel-responsive transcriptional regulator NikR: MSQLVRFGVSLEETLLAAFDQHINRKGYQNRSEAIRDLIRNQLVGEEWGGNKETVGTITLVYDHHQSDVLQQLTHHQHEYGKQIISNLHVHLDHDHCLEVIVVRGRSSALVDLANLLIKTKGVKHGQLTMTTTGKAVK; this comes from the coding sequence ATGAGTCAATTGGTCCGCTTTGGAGTTTCCCTTGAAGAAACACTCCTTGCCGCTTTTGATCAACACATCAACCGGAAAGGATACCAGAATCGCTCTGAGGCGATTCGAGACCTCATCCGCAATCAGCTTGTGGGGGAAGAATGGGGCGGAAATAAAGAGACTGTCGGCACCATTACCCTCGTGTATGACCATCATCAATCAGATGTGCTGCAGCAATTAACTCACCATCAGCACGAATACGGGAAGCAAATCATTTCGAATCTGCATGTGCATTTGGATCACGACCATTGTCTGGAAGTCATTGTGGTCAGAGGGCGAAGTTCAGCCCTCGTCGATTTAGCCAATCTGTTGATTAAAACCAAAGGAGTCAAGCATGGACAACTCACGATGACGACCACGGGAAAAGCCGTGAAATAG